TGCGTTCCTGCCTCCACACATCGTGCAGGCAGAAGAACATTTCGATCGTGCTGATTGATTCCCAGAATCCGCTTCGCGGGTCGCAGCACCACCATTGCCCGCAGATCGGGCAACGGTAGTAGCATCCTGGCCCGTGCGGGTCACATCGTTGGCTCATGCTTCCTCCGCGTCGCTCATGAGATGCAGGGCCCATCTGCCCAAGGCGTCCAATACTGGTTTCCGCACGGATTCGTCATGCAGCATGCGGGGATGGCATCTGTACAGGGCTGACTGCCCTTCGGCTTCGACGCTGCCGAGGGTGGCTGTGGTGCCGTCTTCCTGGTCAAGCATGATTCTGATTTTCTTCATGATTCCTCGCTTTCCGTGTAGCAGTTCGTGTCAAGCCAGTCTGCGATGAGGCGGAAGTCCTTGGCCCATTGGATGCGGGTCTTCCGTTCCAGCTCGTCCTTGGGTGCCGGTTTCGGCTCTTCGAAGTTGAGCAGTCCGTATTCGGGTTTTTTCAGGTAGTGGCAACGAGCGTGCTTGCCGTTGGCGGCCGAGGCGACCCGCTTGTAGTTGATGAGCTGGAGGATATGCAGCATCTCCAATGCTTTGGTCGGATCGAAGTTCGGCGTCTCGGGGTCTGCGTCGAACCGCTTCCTCAATTCGGGCACGGTGCCTTCTCCGTTGCACAGCTCCCATGCGGTCGCTTCGATCTGCTTTCTGAATGTGAGTGCCATTTTGGTCTCCTTGGGTTTTGAGGGAATATCTAGTGTTGTTGAGGGGTGTTTTTGGGCTTTTCCGAGGGGCGAGCCTTAGCTTTTCCCACACCCGACCACACACGTAGTGTGGTCGGGGAGTGTGGGGAAGAGCTAGTCTCGGTGGCTCAGTTTTTTTGGGAAGAGCTGGGAAACGTTCGGGAAAAACGGAAAATCTAGATGTCGAGGTGGTTCCCATCGTCCAATTCGCTCACCTCCTCCCTGCTCATACGGTCCACGAAAGAATCCGACTTTGGGTCGTCTATCTGCCGGTAGGGGCGTGCCGACCGGTAGCATGCGCGGTTGTGTCTGCTGGCGCGGTTCGTCACATACCCCTCCTCCAGCAGCAGTCTGATGGCTTTCGACATAATCGCGGTCTTGGCGCCGGAGCCATCCGATTTCAAGGCGTCGAACAGTTCCGATTGGCTTGGTTCCTCTATGGCGTTCTCGACGAGCTGACTGATTTTCTCCATGAGTCCGGTGGGTCGGAAGTCGTCGCGTTTCGTCTGACGGTCCTCGCTGGGCATCATGTTGGGTCGTGCGATGGTGACGTGCATGAGTTTCGGGTTCGTGCTGTTGATTTCGATGCGTGCTGCTTCGCGCAGGTGCGAGCCGTTCGAATCCCAACTGACGGCGCAGTGCTCCTCGATTTCACTGATGCGGTCCTTGCCGCTTTTGATGACGATGGTGCCGCGTACGCCTTTGCCGACTGGCTTGGTCATGTTCGCCGAGTAGCTGATGCCGTCGATCAATGCGAGTTTCTGCATGCTGCCTCCGGCGTACCGGCCGCGGTTGTCCTTTGACTTGACGACGTGGTCTATCAATACGACGGCGGGTCCGCAGGCCAATATGAGTCGGGGCATGGTGTTGTACCAGGCGGCGATGTCGTCACCGGAATTCGAGTCGAGTCCTGCATAGGCGAGGCAGCTGGTGACGCCGTCGATGACGGTGAGCGTGGCGGTGTCGGCGTAGCCGAGGGTCTCGCGCCAGCCGTCGAGGCTGGTGGGGCTGCTAGGCTTGGCGCTGGGGCGCACGTAGTGGAAGTGAGCCACTATCTGCTCGCCGGTCACGCCGAGCAGCAGGAGGCGTTTGACCACGTTTCTGGCGCTGTCCTCATAATCGATGTAGATGACATCATGGCTACTCTTGAGTTCCTGTGCGGCGGCTATCTGGGCGATCATGCTTTTGCCGCAGCCGGGTTCGCCGTGCAGGTCGTTGACCGCGCCACGGTAGAAGAGTCCTTGGCCGTCCTCGCGTTGGAACACGGTTGGCGTTGGCGGCAGTTCGACGCCGGACGCCAACTGGGTGAGGTCCTCGAACCGCCAACTGGAGGAGGTTTTATTTGCCTCGTAACTTTCCGTTGAACCGTTTTGAACCTGAGATGCGGTGGTTGAACCGGTTTGAACCGGCGTCGTTCCAACGTTTTGAACCTGCTGTGGGTGACTTTCCCCCATTTGATTCGCAATCGTGTTTTGGGTGAGTTCGTTGAACTCGCCGGGCAGCATGCGTTCGATTTTCGACTGTTCGCACGGGTCCGCGTGCGACTGTATGCCGTTGACCTTCTCCATCGCGCCGGAGAGTATCGCCGCCCATTCGCGTGCCGCCTCACGCTCCTTGCCCGGACGGTCGGGTGCTATCTCGGCGATGAACCGTGGTTTGAGCTGGTTGATGGCGTCGAGCGCGCCGCGATGGCCTTCCTGCGCGAAGTTCACCAATGCCCATACGGCCTGCAACGTGGTGTCGTGGCGACTGCCTTTGCTGGCCGGGTTTGACAGCGTTTTGTTCAAAAATGTGTTGATGGCTTTGCACATACGGGTGTCGTATGTGCCGGTTTCGTGTGAAATCAGGGTATTGAAGGCTGGTTTCGGCGTCGTATGCTCCGGTTTGCGCAGGTAGTCCACCCACTTCCACGGCAGGGTAGCCAGATCGCTGATATGGGGGATCTGGCTGGTGGTCGAGCCGCTGGGAGTGTACCAGCAGTACATCTCGCCGGAAGGGTGAATCGACGGCCAGACCACGCTGTACCTGTGGCCGGGCTGCAGGATGTCGACGCCCTCGATTGCACCGCCCTTCCACGCGAGCCCTTCGGGCACCTTGTAGAACAGGTGGCGTGCCGGCGAGTCGATGCCGTGCGCCGTGCTGCTCCACGTGGCCGGCAATGCGCCCAGTTCCTGCGAGAGCTCGCTGATGCCTTTCGCCCCGTCCGCCTTGACCCGATGGCCCTGCTCCGCGTCGATGTCCAACACGAGCACGCCTTCTGGTATGACGATGCCCGTGTTCGCGTTCGGGGTCGCCTGAGACCAGACCTGTACTTGTTCGTCGGTGACGGGTTTGCGGCTGCGTCCCGTGAAACCGCTGGGCGGCGGGGTCTTGTGGCCTTCCGGCAGGGGGATGACCTGCATCCATCCAGCCGCACGGTACAGGGGTGCGGCTGCCGCGTATCCGTAGATGTCGGTCATCCTTGAAACTCCTTTGACGTGATGTGAATATGTGTGGTGCCGTGCACGCCTTTGCATGCGTGCCGGCCGCTTGGATACGGCTACGGCGGTCG
The window above is part of the Bifidobacterium longum subsp. infantis ATCC 15697 = JCM 1222 = DSM 20088 genome. Proteins encoded here:
- a CDS encoding bifunctional DNA primase/polymerase — its product is MTDIYGYAAAAPLYRAAGWMQVIPLPEGHKTPPPSGFTGRSRKPVTDEQVQVWSQATPNANTGIVIPEGVLVLDIDAEQGHRVKADGAKGISELSQELGALPATWSSTAHGIDSPARHLFYKVPEGLAWKGGAIEGVDILQPGHRYSVVWPSIHPSGEMYCWYTPSGSTTSQIPHISDLATLPWKWVDYLRKPEHTTPKPAFNTLISHETGTYDTRMCKAINTFLNKTLSNPASKGSRHDTTLQAVWALVNFAQEGHRGALDAINQLKPRFIAEIAPDRPGKEREAAREWAAILSGAMEKVNGIQSHADPCEQSKIERMLPGEFNELTQNTIANQMGESHPQQVQNVGTTPVQTGSTTASQVQNGSTESYEANKTSSSWRFEDLTQLASGVELPPTPTVFQREDGQGLFYRGAVNDLHGEPGCGKSMIAQIAAAQELKSSHDVIYIDYEDSARNVVKRLLLLGVTGEQIVAHFHYVRPSAKPSSPTSLDGWRETLGYADTATLTVIDGVTSCLAYAGLDSNSGDDIAAWYNTMPRLILACGPAVVLIDHVVKSKDNRGRYAGGSMQKLALIDGISYSANMTKPVGKGVRGTIVIKSGKDRISEIEEHCAVSWDSNGSHLREAARIEINSTNPKLMHVTIARPNMMPSEDRQTKRDDFRPTGLMEKISQLVENAIEEPSQSELFDALKSDGSGAKTAIMSKAIRLLLEEGYVTNRASRHNRACYRSARPYRQIDDPKSDSFVDRMSREEVSELDDGNHLDI